TATTGCTGCTGTCACTATAGCCGCCAACGATCACAGTGTTTCCGTCGCCGGAAATCGAAACGGCTGAACCTTGCAATGCATTGCCCGCCGCACCGATTCCAACCAGCTTGGTGCCTTGCTGCGTCCATGTTGCTCCGCTTCGTGTGAATATCCATGCTGCGCCCTTGTCACTGTTGTCAAAACCTCCTCCAATAATAGCTGTATTCCCATCGCTCGATAAAGAAACGCAATCCCCTTCCTGAGCTGGACTGACAACGCCAGATCCCACGAGCTTGTTCCCTTGCTGTTCCCAAACAGTGTCGCTTCGAGTGAATATCCACGCAGCCCCTACGTTCGCACTGTCACTGTTTCCACCTACAATAATCGTATTTCCGTCTGATGAAATTGCCACCGAAATACCCTGATACGCAAGGCCTGAGGCACCTGTCCCAACGAGTTTTTTCCCTTGTTGCCTCCAAATACTGTCGCTGCGAGTGAAGACCCAAGCTGCTCCTACAGCTGCGTATTGCTGGCCATTGTCTACCGGACCACCGATTACAGCCGTGTTGCCATCACCCGACAGATGGACCGAATAGCCGAAAAACGAACTCCCAATCGCATCGTTCGCAATAAGCTTTCCCCCTTGCTGCTTCCATACGTTCCCGTTCCTTGTGAATACCCAGGCTGCACCAGCTAATCCATTGTCATAGTATCCGCCGACAATTGCCGTGTTACCATCCCATGAGAGTGCTACCGACACACCTTGCGTGGAAACACCCGTAGCGCCCGATCCGACGAGCTTCGTTCCCTGCTGACTCCACACTCCGTTGACTCGATTGTAGATCCATGCCGCCCCAACGCCTCCGTTGTCTTCATGCCCACCGACAATGGCTGTATTGCCGTCACCAGAAAGGGCAACCGACGCCCCCTGATATGAAGCGCCCACTGCTCCAGTGCCGACAAGTTTATTTCCAACCTGATAAAATTGAGCCTGGACATTCAGAACAAACAAGAATGTCAAAATAGAGACCCAAAAAAAATATGAATGCATCATGACGATGATGCTTGGATGATGATTCTGAATTTTTCTTCTTAATGACATAATATCACGTTCCATGTTGTTCCTCCTCTGTCACAAATTCCGTAGTGTCAATATGCGAATCGGATCAATTATAATTGTCTCCATTACATACGTAAATCGAAAAAATCCAACGCTGTGGAAGATCGTTTTATGGGGAATCTTTCGCCTGGGTTTGTTGTCCCGACTGGGTCATACTCCGCTGAATCAACCAGGTGACTTCTGGGGGAAGAAATTTATGAAGAGTAAGGATGTGAAAGAATGCCCCATTTGCCCCATGTGCTGGGGAGTAGTGTATGATTAATTGCAATTAAATGCAAGTATGAGAATTTGACTCCGTTCCCAATCGGAGAATGGGAGCCAGTACACCCTTCCCCCAAACGGGCCAATCGTGAGGCTAGAACACTCCCCTTCCCCCGCCAACTTTGCAATTGCTTCGAAAAATGAATAAATTGGATGGAATTTTTAACGCAAAGATTCGGAAAAACGCTCACCATGAAGAAAATCACCTTTGGAATTATCGGTTGCGGCAGGATAGCCCAGCGGCATGCCGAGCATATCAGCAAAATGGCAGAGTTAAAGGCGGTCTGTGACGTCAAACAAGAAAGAGCCAAGGAACTGGGGACAAAATATTCGTGCCGTCAATATTTTA
This genomic window from Bacteroidota bacterium contains:
- a CDS encoding FG-GAP repeat protein — its product is MERDIMSLRRKIQNHHPSIIVMMHSYFFWVSILTFLFVLNVQAQFYQVGNKLVGTGAVGASYQGASVALSGDGNTAIVGGHEDNGGVGAAWIYNRVNGVWSQQGTKLVGSGATGVSTQGVSVALSWDGNTAIVGGYYDNGLAGAAWVFTRNGNVWKQQGGKLIANDAIGSSFFGYSVHLSGDGNTAVIGGPVDNGQQYAAVGAAWVFTRSDSIWRQQGKKLVGTGASGLAYQGISVAISSDGNTIIVGGNSDSANVGAAWIFTRSDTVWEQQGNKLVGSGVVSPAQEGDCVSLSSDGNTAIIGGGFDNSDKGAAWIFTRSGATWTQQGTKLVGIGAAGNALQGSAVSISGDGNTVIVGGYSDSSN